One genomic window of Struthio camelus isolate bStrCam1 chromosome 1, bStrCam1.hap1, whole genome shotgun sequence includes the following:
- the MORC3 gene encoding MORC family CW-type zinc finger protein 3 isoform X2, producing MINDNICLTFTDNGNGMNSEKLHKMLSFGFSEKSVMNGRVPVGLYGNGFKSGSMRLGKDAIVFTKNGETMSVGLLSQTFLEVTKAEHVMVPIVTFSNQRQISDPAESKNSLKAILTHSLFSTEENLLAELDAIMGKKGTRIIIWNLRRDKNEKTEFDFEKDKYDIRIPEDLDETGKRGYKKQERMDQIVPESDYSLRAYCSILYLKPRMQIILRGQKVKTQLVSKSLAFIETDVYRPKFLNAKTVRITFGFNCRNKDHYGIMMYHKNRLIKAYERVGCQLKANNMGVGVVGIIECNFLKPTHNKQDFDYTNEYRLTISALGEKLNDYWNEMKAKKNGEYPLALPVEEIQKQPDQTWVQCDTCLKWRKLPDGIEHLPEKWYCSLNPDPQFRNCNVPEEPEDDDLVHPTYEKTYKKKDREKLKRRLEYSQQVCNDMFLKTPASSSKDFKTFSAVSGKEAVPRSVLPETSNASVKRPLLVSNRLVSSPDSDNSLKRKTQIHLTSVSLKTPRLNDKTFSNHTDDDDDEDVIILEESSTPKPSADSDVLVVKTECTNVDQEGKQKENCNVREPCSATASESKNEQLTSATQTELPKLVVKKEEVEDNMDIQVPRSEIETKQHNIKDVSETSADLGNALTELKNQLQLVNKEKETYQNKCEVLTNQVKTLEERILEMSNKYVKKEMCHQSTETISSFVEESVHERSLAEVTILYEQALEEIAKLKEQCSTPQNLKTECGKCADGENKSEVDEIAVQLDDVFRQLDKCSIERDRYKSEIELLEVEKTQLACQCEELKAEVAQLKASIPQAVAHANDSTTSNVEDSVNFPDGESLKLRSLRVNVGQLLATIMPDLDLQQVNYDIDVVDEILGQVVEQMHEISST from the exons ATGATAAATGACAATATATGCTTGACGTTCACCGATAACGGAAATGGTATGAACTCAGAGAAGCTGCACAAAATGCTAAG CTTTGGCTTCAGTGAGAAATCTGTAATGAATGGCCGTGTTCCAGTGGGTCTGTATGGAAATGGATTTAAATCGGGGTCCATGCGCCTCGGAAAAGATGCAATAGTTTTCACTAAGAACGGAGAAACTATGAGTGTGGGCCTGTTGTCTCAGACTTTCCTTGAGGTCACGAAGGCAGAACACGTCATGGTTCCTATAGTGACGTTCAGCAACCAAC GACAGATAAGTGATCCAGCAGAATCCAAAAACAGCCTTAAGGCCATCTTAACACATTCTTTATTTTCTACTGAAGAGAATTTACTGGCAGAGCTAGATGCTATAATGGGGAAAAAGGGAACAAGAATTATCATTTGGAATCTTAGAAG agataaaaatgaaaaaacagagtTTGACTTTGAGAAGGATAAATACGACATCAGAATTCCAGAAGACTTAGatgaaacaggaaaaagaggctACAAAAAACAAGAGAGAATGGACCAGATTGTTCCAGAAAGTGACTACTCGTTACGA GCTTACTGCAGTATTTTGTATCTGAAGCCAAGAATGCAGATTATTCTACGAGGACAAAAAGTGAAAACACAGCTGGTTTCCAAAAGCCTCGCATTCATTGAAACCGATGTATATAGGCCAAAATTTTTGAAC GCTAAAACAGTAAGAATTACTTTTGGATTTAACTGCAGAAACAAAGACCACTATGGAATAATGATGTACCATAAAAACAGACTCATCAAAGCTTATGAGAGAGTTGGCTGTCAGTTAAAG GCAAACAACATGGGCGTTGGTGTAGTTGGGATTATTGAATGCAACTTCCTAAAACCAACTCATAACAAACAAGATTTTGATTATACAAATGAATACAG acttACAATATCAGCACTAGGAGAAAAGCTTAATGATTACTggaatgaaatgaaagcaaagaaaaatggagaatatCCTTTAGCTTTGCCAGTTGAGGAGATACA aAAACAGCCTGACCAGACATGGGTGCAATGTGATACATGTCTGAAATGGCGGAAGCTACCAGATGGAATAGAGCATTTGCCAGAGAAGTGGTACTGCTCACTGAACCCTGACCCACAATTCCG GAATTGTAATGTGCCAGAAGAACCTGAAGATGATGACTTAGTACATCCTACATATGAGAAGACttataaaaaaaa AGACAGGGAAAAACTGAAGAGACGACTGGAGTACAGCCAACAG GTCTGCaatgatatgtttttaaaaacacctgCTTCTTCAAGTAAAGACTTTAAAACGTTCTCAGCTGTGAGTGGAAAGGAAGCTGTTCCAAGATCAGTTTTACCAGAAACATCAAATGCTTCTGTCAAAAGACCTCTGCTTGTTTCAAATAGACTGGTATCTTCACCTGATTCTGATAACAG tcttaaACGGAAGACGCAGATTCATTTGACATCTGTGTCTTTAAAGACACCTCGGTTAAATGACAAAACATTCAGTAACCACACTGATGACGACGACGATGAAGATGTCATCATTTTAGAGGAGAGCAGTACTCCAAAGCCTTCAGCAGATTCTGATGTTCTTGTAGTAAAAACTGAATGTACTAATGTGGATcaggaagggaagcagaaagaaaactgcaatgTCAGAGAACCTTGTAGTGCAACTGCCTCAGAATCAAAAAATGAACAGTTGACCTCAGCGACACAGACTGAGCTCCCAAAATTAGTTGTTAAAAAGGAAGAGGTGGAAGATAATATGGATATTCAAGTGCCCAGgtcagaaatagaaacaaaacagcacaaCATAAAAGATGTTTCTGAGACCTCTGCAGATCTTGGAAATGCCTTGactgaactgaaaaatcagctgcaattagtaaacaaagaaaaagaaacataccaAAACAAGTGTGAAGTATTAACCAATCAAGTGAAAACACTGGAGGAGAGGATATTAGAAATGAGTAATAAGtatgtgaaaaaagaaatgtgCCATCAGTCGACTGAGACAATTTCTTCATTTGTAGAAGAAAGCGTTCATGAGAGAAGTTTGGCAGAAGTGACCATTCTCTATGAACAGGCCTTAGAAGAAATAGCAAAACTGAAGGAACAATGCAGTACTCCGCAGAACTTAAAAACTGAATGCGGCAAGTGTGCTGATGGTGAAAATAAGAGTGAAGTAGATGAAATTGCTGTGCAACTGGATGATGTTTTCAGGCAACTGGACAAATGCAGCATTGAGAGAGACAGATATAAAAGTGAG ATTGAACTACTAGAAGTGGAAAAAACTCAACTTGCCTGTCAATGTGAAGAACTCAAAGCAGAAGTCGCACAGTTAAAAGCTTCAATTCCACAAGCAGTAGCACATGCAAATGATTCTACAACCAGTAATGTAGAAGACTCAGTAAATTTTCCTGATGGAGAAAG CCTGAAACTACGCTCCCTTCGAGTGAACGTTGGACAACTTTTGGCTACCATCATGCCCGATCTAGACTTGCAGCAAGTAAATTATGATATTGATGTAGTAGACGAAATTTTAGGACAAGTTGTGGAACAAATGCATGAAATAAGTAGTACTTAA
- the MORC3 gene encoding MORC family CW-type zinc finger protein 3 isoform X1, with amino-acid sequence MAAKTQGGIRLSALCPKFLHTNSTSHTWPFSAVAELIDNAYDPDVSAKQIWIDKTMINDNICLTFTDNGNGMNSEKLHKMLSFGFSEKSVMNGRVPVGLYGNGFKSGSMRLGKDAIVFTKNGETMSVGLLSQTFLEVTKAEHVMVPIVTFSNQRQISDPAESKNSLKAILTHSLFSTEENLLAELDAIMGKKGTRIIIWNLRRDKNEKTEFDFEKDKYDIRIPEDLDETGKRGYKKQERMDQIVPESDYSLRAYCSILYLKPRMQIILRGQKVKTQLVSKSLAFIETDVYRPKFLNAKTVRITFGFNCRNKDHYGIMMYHKNRLIKAYERVGCQLKANNMGVGVVGIIECNFLKPTHNKQDFDYTNEYRLTISALGEKLNDYWNEMKAKKNGEYPLALPVEEIQKQPDQTWVQCDTCLKWRKLPDGIEHLPEKWYCSLNPDPQFRNCNVPEEPEDDDLVHPTYEKTYKKKDREKLKRRLEYSQQVCNDMFLKTPASSSKDFKTFSAVSGKEAVPRSVLPETSNASVKRPLLVSNRLVSSPDSDNSLKRKTQIHLTSVSLKTPRLNDKTFSNHTDDDDDEDVIILEESSTPKPSADSDVLVVKTECTNVDQEGKQKENCNVREPCSATASESKNEQLTSATQTELPKLVVKKEEVEDNMDIQVPRSEIETKQHNIKDVSETSADLGNALTELKNQLQLVNKEKETYQNKCEVLTNQVKTLEERILEMSNKYVKKEMCHQSTETISSFVEESVHERSLAEVTILYEQALEEIAKLKEQCSTPQNLKTECGKCADGENKSEVDEIAVQLDDVFRQLDKCSIERDRYKSEIELLEVEKTQLACQCEELKAEVAQLKASIPQAVAHANDSTTSNVEDSVNFPDGESLKLRSLRVNVGQLLATIMPDLDLQQVNYDIDVVDEILGQVVEQMHEISST; translated from the exons ctttgtcCAAAGTTCTTGCACACCAACTCTACCAGTCACACCTGGCCTTTCAGTGCAGTTGCAGAACTTATAG ATAATGCTTATGATCCAGATGTGAGCGCTAAACAGATATGGATAGATAAAACAATGATAAATGACAATATATGCTTGACGTTCACCGATAACGGAAATGGTATGAACTCAGAGAAGCTGCACAAAATGCTAAG CTTTGGCTTCAGTGAGAAATCTGTAATGAATGGCCGTGTTCCAGTGGGTCTGTATGGAAATGGATTTAAATCGGGGTCCATGCGCCTCGGAAAAGATGCAATAGTTTTCACTAAGAACGGAGAAACTATGAGTGTGGGCCTGTTGTCTCAGACTTTCCTTGAGGTCACGAAGGCAGAACACGTCATGGTTCCTATAGTGACGTTCAGCAACCAAC GACAGATAAGTGATCCAGCAGAATCCAAAAACAGCCTTAAGGCCATCTTAACACATTCTTTATTTTCTACTGAAGAGAATTTACTGGCAGAGCTAGATGCTATAATGGGGAAAAAGGGAACAAGAATTATCATTTGGAATCTTAGAAG agataaaaatgaaaaaacagagtTTGACTTTGAGAAGGATAAATACGACATCAGAATTCCAGAAGACTTAGatgaaacaggaaaaagaggctACAAAAAACAAGAGAGAATGGACCAGATTGTTCCAGAAAGTGACTACTCGTTACGA GCTTACTGCAGTATTTTGTATCTGAAGCCAAGAATGCAGATTATTCTACGAGGACAAAAAGTGAAAACACAGCTGGTTTCCAAAAGCCTCGCATTCATTGAAACCGATGTATATAGGCCAAAATTTTTGAAC GCTAAAACAGTAAGAATTACTTTTGGATTTAACTGCAGAAACAAAGACCACTATGGAATAATGATGTACCATAAAAACAGACTCATCAAAGCTTATGAGAGAGTTGGCTGTCAGTTAAAG GCAAACAACATGGGCGTTGGTGTAGTTGGGATTATTGAATGCAACTTCCTAAAACCAACTCATAACAAACAAGATTTTGATTATACAAATGAATACAG acttACAATATCAGCACTAGGAGAAAAGCTTAATGATTACTggaatgaaatgaaagcaaagaaaaatggagaatatCCTTTAGCTTTGCCAGTTGAGGAGATACA aAAACAGCCTGACCAGACATGGGTGCAATGTGATACATGTCTGAAATGGCGGAAGCTACCAGATGGAATAGAGCATTTGCCAGAGAAGTGGTACTGCTCACTGAACCCTGACCCACAATTCCG GAATTGTAATGTGCCAGAAGAACCTGAAGATGATGACTTAGTACATCCTACATATGAGAAGACttataaaaaaaa AGACAGGGAAAAACTGAAGAGACGACTGGAGTACAGCCAACAG GTCTGCaatgatatgtttttaaaaacacctgCTTCTTCAAGTAAAGACTTTAAAACGTTCTCAGCTGTGAGTGGAAAGGAAGCTGTTCCAAGATCAGTTTTACCAGAAACATCAAATGCTTCTGTCAAAAGACCTCTGCTTGTTTCAAATAGACTGGTATCTTCACCTGATTCTGATAACAG tcttaaACGGAAGACGCAGATTCATTTGACATCTGTGTCTTTAAAGACACCTCGGTTAAATGACAAAACATTCAGTAACCACACTGATGACGACGACGATGAAGATGTCATCATTTTAGAGGAGAGCAGTACTCCAAAGCCTTCAGCAGATTCTGATGTTCTTGTAGTAAAAACTGAATGTACTAATGTGGATcaggaagggaagcagaaagaaaactgcaatgTCAGAGAACCTTGTAGTGCAACTGCCTCAGAATCAAAAAATGAACAGTTGACCTCAGCGACACAGACTGAGCTCCCAAAATTAGTTGTTAAAAAGGAAGAGGTGGAAGATAATATGGATATTCAAGTGCCCAGgtcagaaatagaaacaaaacagcacaaCATAAAAGATGTTTCTGAGACCTCTGCAGATCTTGGAAATGCCTTGactgaactgaaaaatcagctgcaattagtaaacaaagaaaaagaaacataccaAAACAAGTGTGAAGTATTAACCAATCAAGTGAAAACACTGGAGGAGAGGATATTAGAAATGAGTAATAAGtatgtgaaaaaagaaatgtgCCATCAGTCGACTGAGACAATTTCTTCATTTGTAGAAGAAAGCGTTCATGAGAGAAGTTTGGCAGAAGTGACCATTCTCTATGAACAGGCCTTAGAAGAAATAGCAAAACTGAAGGAACAATGCAGTACTCCGCAGAACTTAAAAACTGAATGCGGCAAGTGTGCTGATGGTGAAAATAAGAGTGAAGTAGATGAAATTGCTGTGCAACTGGATGATGTTTTCAGGCAACTGGACAAATGCAGCATTGAGAGAGACAGATATAAAAGTGAG ATTGAACTACTAGAAGTGGAAAAAACTCAACTTGCCTGTCAATGTGAAGAACTCAAAGCAGAAGTCGCACAGTTAAAAGCTTCAATTCCACAAGCAGTAGCACATGCAAATGATTCTACAACCAGTAATGTAGAAGACTCAGTAAATTTTCCTGATGGAGAAAG CCTGAAACTACGCTCCCTTCGAGTGAACGTTGGACAACTTTTGGCTACCATCATGCCCGATCTAGACTTGCAGCAAGTAAATTATGATATTGATGTAGTAGACGAAATTTTAGGACAAGTTGTGGAACAAATGCATGAAATAAGTAGTACTTAA